One stretch of Variovorax sp. TBS-050B DNA includes these proteins:
- the kdpA gene encoding potassium-transporting ATPase subunit KdpA: MAASAWALLGLFLAALLVLAWPVGRLLAAVCGERVPRWMARVEAPLYRLAGTAPAQAMHWRRYALALLAFNAIGAVFLYALQRLQGVLPLDPAGMGAVSPDSAFNTAVSFVTNTNWQGYAGEATMSHLTQMLGLAVQNFFSAATGIAVAFALIRGFARRGEGGARGVVGNFWVDLVRITLWVLLPLAFVLALLLAGQGVIQNFDAPVLVHPLEAAPGGTQALAMGPVASQEAIKMLGTNGGGFFNANSAHPFENPTALGNLMQMLAIFLIPAGLCFAFGRVVGDIRQGWAVLAAMTAMFVVAVVVVVHAEQAGNPLLAPLGVDQVAGALQSGGNMEGKEVRFGIDASALFAAITTAASCGAVISMHDSFTPLGGMVPMVLMQLGEVVFGGVGSGLYGMLVFAVLAVFIAGLMIGRTPEYLGKKIEVREMKLIAITILVTPVLVLAGTAVAALAGAGRAGIANPGAHGFSEVLYALSSAANNNGSAFAGLSANTPFYNALLGLAMWFGRFAVIVPVLAIAGSLAAKRRLPATAGTLPTHGPLFVCLLIGTVLLVGLLNYVPALALGPIVEHLVLWK; this comes from the coding sequence ATGGCCGCCTCCGCCTGGGCCCTGCTGGGCCTCTTTCTCGCCGCGCTGCTGGTGCTGGCCTGGCCGGTGGGCCGGCTGCTTGCCGCGGTCTGCGGCGAGCGCGTGCCGCGCTGGATGGCACGCGTCGAGGCGCCGCTCTACCGCCTCGCGGGCACCGCGCCCGCGCAGGCGATGCACTGGCGCCGCTATGCGCTCGCGCTGCTGGCCTTCAATGCCATCGGCGCGGTCTTTCTCTACGCGCTGCAGCGGCTGCAGGGCGTGCTGCCGCTCGATCCCGCGGGCATGGGCGCGGTGTCGCCCGACTCGGCCTTCAACACGGCGGTGAGCTTCGTCACCAACACCAACTGGCAGGGCTATGCGGGCGAAGCCACGATGAGCCACCTCACGCAGATGCTCGGCCTCGCGGTGCAGAACTTCTTCTCGGCCGCCACCGGCATCGCGGTCGCCTTCGCGCTGATCCGCGGCTTCGCGCGGCGCGGCGAGGGCGGCGCCCGCGGCGTGGTCGGCAACTTCTGGGTCGACCTCGTGCGCATCACGCTGTGGGTGCTGCTGCCGCTCGCCTTCGTGCTCGCGCTGCTGCTCGCGGGCCAGGGCGTGATCCAGAACTTCGATGCGCCGGTGCTCGTGCATCCGCTCGAAGCCGCCCCGGGCGGCACGCAGGCGCTCGCCATGGGGCCGGTGGCTTCGCAGGAGGCGATCAAGATGCTCGGCACCAACGGCGGCGGCTTCTTCAACGCCAACTCGGCGCATCCGTTCGAGAACCCGACCGCGCTCGGCAACCTGATGCAGATGCTCGCGATCTTCCTGATCCCCGCGGGCCTGTGCTTCGCCTTCGGCCGCGTGGTGGGCGACATCCGCCAGGGCTGGGCGGTGCTCGCGGCGATGACGGCGATGTTCGTCGTCGCCGTCGTGGTCGTGGTGCATGCGGAGCAGGCGGGCAACCCGCTGCTGGCGCCGCTCGGCGTCGACCAGGTGGCGGGCGCGCTGCAGAGCGGCGGCAACATGGAGGGCAAGGAAGTGCGCTTCGGCATCGATGCCTCGGCGCTCTTCGCGGCCATCACCACCGCGGCCTCGTGCGGCGCGGTGATCTCGATGCACGACTCGTTTACCCCGCTCGGCGGCATGGTGCCGATGGTGCTGATGCAGCTCGGCGAGGTGGTGTTCGGCGGCGTGGGCAGCGGGCTCTACGGCATGCTGGTGTTCGCCGTGCTCGCGGTGTTCATCGCGGGCCTGATGATCGGCCGCACGCCGGAGTACCTCGGCAAGAAGATCGAGGTGCGCGAGATGAAGCTGATCGCCATCACCATCCTCGTCACGCCGGTGCTCGTGCTCGCGGGCACCGCGGTGGCGGCGCTGGCCGGCGCGGGCCGGGCCGGCATCGCGAACCCCGGCGCGCATGGCTTCTCCGAGGTGCTGTACGCGCTGAGCTCGGCCGCCAACAACAACGGCAGCGCCTTCGCGGGCCTCTCGGCCAACACGCCGTTCTACAACGCGCTGCTCGGCCTGGCGATGTGGTTCGGCCGCTTTGCGGTGATCGTGCCGGTGCTGGCCATCGCAGGTTCGCTCGCGGCCAAGCGGCGCCTGCCCGCCACCGCCGGCACGCTGCCCACGCACGGGCCGCTGTTCGTCTGCCTGCTGATCGGCACGGTGCTGCTGGTCGGGCTGCTGAACTACGTGCCGGCGCTGGCGCTCGGCCCCATCGTCGAACACCTCGTGCTCTGGAAATGA
- a CDS encoding FAD-dependent monooxygenase has product MTEHAVVVVGAGPTGLMLAAELALAGVDVAVVERRPDQRLHGSRAGGLSSRTLEVLDQRGVVERFLAEGQVAQVTGFAVTRFDISDFPTRHNYGLALWQKHVERILAGWVAELPVTFHRGREVTGFTQDAGGVDVHMADGHALRAQYLVGCDGGRSVIRKTAGIDFPGWDASTSALLAEVEMTEEPETGVRRTASGMHAIGKIDYEVRDGKIVYKPGGMVGVMLTEPEVGNTNEPTLQDLRERLVAVYGTDYGIHSPVWITRFTDTTRQAAAYRDRRVLLAGDAAHVHSPMGGQGLNTGVQDAVNLGWKLAQVVHGTSPESLLDTYHAERHPVAARVLRNTMAQVALMRFDDRMEALRETVSELLGMDEPRRRFAGMMSGLDIRYDLGEGHPLLGRRMPDLDLEPVGDGSPLRLFTLLHAARPVLLNLGARGSFDTAARGHRVQVVDARYAGAWELPVLGAVSAPTAVLIRPDGHVAWVGDSADTGLLQALTTWFGPAAAG; this is encoded by the coding sequence ATGACCGAGCACGCCGTCGTCGTCGTTGGCGCCGGCCCCACAGGATTGATGCTCGCGGCCGAGCTGGCCTTGGCCGGCGTCGACGTCGCGGTGGTCGAGCGGCGGCCCGACCAGCGCCTCCACGGTTCGCGCGCGGGCGGGCTGTCCTCGCGCACGCTGGAAGTGCTCGACCAGCGCGGCGTGGTCGAGCGCTTCCTCGCGGAGGGGCAGGTGGCGCAGGTCACCGGCTTTGCGGTCACGCGCTTCGACATCAGCGACTTTCCGACGCGGCACAACTACGGGCTCGCGCTCTGGCAGAAGCACGTCGAGCGCATCCTTGCCGGCTGGGTGGCCGAGCTGCCGGTGACCTTCCACCGCGGCCGCGAGGTGACCGGCTTCACGCAGGACGCCGGCGGCGTCGACGTCCACATGGCCGACGGTCATGCGTTGCGGGCGCAGTACCTCGTCGGTTGCGACGGCGGACGCAGCGTGATCCGCAAGACCGCCGGCATCGACTTTCCCGGTTGGGATGCTTCGACGAGCGCGCTGCTCGCCGAGGTCGAGATGACCGAGGAGCCCGAAACCGGCGTGCGCCGCACCGCCTCGGGCATGCATGCGATCGGCAAGATCGACTACGAGGTGCGCGACGGCAAGATCGTCTACAAGCCGGGCGGCATGGTCGGCGTCATGCTGACCGAGCCCGAGGTGGGCAACACCAACGAGCCCACGCTGCAGGACCTGCGCGAGCGCCTCGTCGCCGTCTACGGCACGGACTACGGCATCCACAGCCCCGTCTGGATCACGCGCTTCACCGACACCACGCGCCAGGCCGCCGCGTACCGCGACCGCCGGGTGCTGCTGGCCGGCGACGCCGCGCACGTTCATTCGCCGATGGGCGGCCAGGGCCTCAACACCGGCGTGCAGGACGCGGTGAACCTGGGCTGGAAGCTCGCGCAGGTGGTGCACGGCACCTCGCCCGAGAGCCTGCTCGACACCTACCATGCCGAACGCCATCCGGTGGCGGCCCGCGTGCTGCGCAACACGATGGCGCAGGTCGCGCTGATGCGCTTCGACGACCGCATGGAGGCCCTGCGCGAGACCGTGTCCGAACTGCTGGGCATGGACGAGCCGCGGCGGCGCTTCGCCGGGATGATGTCCGGCCTCGACATCCGCTACGACCTGGGCGAGGGCCATCCGCTGCTGGGCCGCCGCATGCCCGACCTCGATCTCGAACCGGTCGGCGACGGCAGTCCGCTGCGGCTCTTCACCCTGCTTCACGCCGCCCGCCCCGTGCTGCTGAATCTCGGCGCGCGCGGCAGCTTCGACACCGCCGCGCGCGGCCATCGCGTCCAGGTCGTCGATGCGCGCTACGCCGGCGCCTGGGAACTGCCGGTGCTCGGCGCCGTGAGCGCGCCCACGGCCGTGCTGATCCGGCCCGATGGGCATGTGGCATGGGTCGGCGACTCGGCCGACACGGGGCTCCTGCAGGCGCTGACCACCTGGTTCGGACCCGCTGCGGCCGGGTAG
- a CDS encoding MexW/MexI family multidrug efflux RND transporter permease subunit yields the protein MKFTDLFVRRPVLALVVSTLILLLGARAIGDLPVRQYPLTESTTLTITTQYPGASPELMQGFVTQPIAQAVATIENVDYLSSSSTLGRSVISVRMKLNADANQALTQAMAQVSQVKYRLPPEAFDPVILKSSGEATAVAYVGFSSSTMPIPALTDYLSRVVQPQFASIPGVSGVEVSGGQTLAMRVWLDANRMAARGISAGELAEALRQNNVQAAPGQVKGLYVVSNIRVNTDVTSVAEFRDMVVKREGDAIVRLGDVATVELGAASADSSATMDGERAIYLGLQAAPNGNPLVIVKRIRELLPDIERNMPPGVEVQLPFELARFIEASIDEVQKTLLEAIAIVVLVIFLCLGSLRAVLIPVVTIPLSMLGAAALMLLFGFSINLLTLLAMVLAIGLVVDDAIVVVENVHRHIEEGRSRVQAALIGAREVAGPVIAMTLTLAAVYAPIGLMGGLTGSLFKEFAFTLAGAVVVSGVIALTLSPVMSSFLLPQDATGSRMARRAEAFFHRLAGGYGRLLDVSLHHRWVTGALAAAVLLSLPFLYNAAQRELAPGEDQAMVLTAIKSPQHANIDYVEKFGQKWDAVFAALPENTGRWLINGSDGVANSIGGVQLSDWKDRKRSADEIQHEVQASMGAVEGSNIFAFQLPSLPGSTGGLPVQMVLKSAGDHRMVFEAMETLKAAARESGKFAVVDSDLEFNNPVTEVRVDRAKANSMGVTMKAIGDTLAVLVGENYVNRFGMDGRSYDVIPQSPREQRLTAEALSRYFVKSASGQPVPLANLVQLSTSVGPNKLTQFNQLNAATFQAIPMPGVTMGDAVAFLSEEAKKLPACFSYDWQSDARQFTQEGSALVLAFVFAIVVIYLVLAAQYESLRDPLIILISVPMSICGALVPLALGFATINIYTQIGLVTLIGLISKHGILMVEFANEIQMHKGLGRREAIEEAARIRLRPILMTTAAMVVGLVPLLFASGAGASSRFSIGLVIVVGMLVGTLFTLFVLPTMYTLLARDHRAAGRSQRAAELEQALAAEGA from the coding sequence ATGAAGTTCACCGACCTCTTCGTGCGCCGGCCCGTGCTGGCGCTGGTGGTGAGCACGCTGATCCTGCTGCTCGGCGCCCGCGCCATCGGCGACCTGCCGGTGCGCCAGTACCCGCTGACCGAGAGCACCACGCTGACCATCACCACGCAGTACCCCGGCGCCTCGCCGGAGCTGATGCAGGGCTTCGTCACGCAGCCGATCGCGCAGGCGGTGGCGACCATCGAGAACGTCGACTACCTCTCCTCGTCCTCCACGCTGGGCCGCAGCGTCATCAGCGTGCGCATGAAGCTCAACGCCGACGCCAACCAGGCGCTCACGCAGGCCATGGCGCAGGTGAGCCAGGTCAAGTACCGGCTGCCGCCCGAGGCCTTCGACCCGGTGATCCTCAAGTCATCGGGCGAGGCCACCGCGGTGGCCTACGTCGGCTTCTCGAGCAGCACGATGCCGATCCCCGCGCTCACCGACTATCTCTCGCGCGTGGTGCAGCCGCAGTTCGCATCGATTCCGGGCGTCTCCGGGGTGGAGGTGTCGGGCGGGCAGACGCTGGCGATGCGCGTGTGGCTCGATGCCAACCGCATGGCCGCGCGCGGCATCTCGGCCGGCGAGCTGGCCGAGGCGCTGCGGCAGAACAACGTGCAGGCGGCGCCCGGCCAGGTCAAGGGGCTCTACGTGGTGTCGAACATCCGCGTGAACACCGACGTGACGAGCGTGGCCGAGTTCCGCGACATGGTCGTCAAGCGCGAAGGGGACGCGATCGTGCGCCTCGGCGACGTGGCCACGGTGGAACTCGGCGCCGCCAGCGCCGACAGCAGCGCCACCATGGATGGCGAGCGCGCCATCTACCTCGGCCTGCAGGCGGCGCCCAACGGCAATCCGCTGGTGATCGTGAAGCGCATCCGCGAGCTGCTGCCGGACATCGAGCGCAACATGCCGCCGGGCGTGGAGGTGCAGCTGCCCTTCGAGCTCGCGCGCTTCATCGAGGCGTCTATCGACGAGGTGCAGAAGACGCTGCTCGAGGCGATCGCGATCGTGGTGCTGGTGATCTTCCTGTGCCTCGGGTCGCTGCGCGCGGTGCTGATCCCGGTCGTGACCATTCCGCTGTCGATGCTGGGCGCGGCGGCGCTGATGCTGCTGTTCGGCTTCAGTATCAACCTGCTCACGCTGCTGGCGATGGTGCTCGCGATCGGGCTGGTGGTGGACGATGCGATCGTGGTGGTGGAGAACGTGCACCGCCACATCGAGGAAGGCAGGTCGCGCGTGCAGGCCGCGCTGATCGGCGCGCGAGAGGTGGCGGGGCCCGTGATCGCGATGACGCTCACGCTGGCCGCCGTCTATGCGCCGATCGGCCTCATGGGCGGGCTCACCGGCTCGCTCTTCAAGGAGTTCGCCTTCACGCTCGCGGGCGCGGTGGTGGTCTCGGGCGTGATCGCGCTCACGCTGTCGCCGGTGATGAGCTCGTTCCTGCTGCCGCAGGACGCCACGGGCAGCCGCATGGCGCGCCGCGCCGAGGCCTTCTTCCACCGGCTCGCCGGCGGCTACGGGCGGCTGCTCGACGTGTCGCTGCACCACCGGTGGGTGACCGGCGCGCTGGCGGCGGCGGTGCTCCTGAGCCTGCCCTTCCTCTACAACGCGGCGCAGCGCGAGCTCGCGCCCGGCGAGGACCAGGCGATGGTGCTCACCGCGATCAAGTCGCCGCAGCATGCCAACATCGACTACGTCGAGAAGTTCGGACAGAAGTGGGACGCGGTGTTCGCCGCCCTGCCGGAAAACACCGGCCGCTGGCTCATCAACGGCTCCGACGGCGTGGCCAACAGCATCGGCGGCGTGCAGCTCTCCGACTGGAAGGACAGGAAACGCAGCGCCGACGAGATCCAGCACGAGGTGCAGGCCAGCATGGGCGCGGTCGAGGGCAGCAACATCTTCGCCTTCCAGCTGCCCTCGCTGCCGGGTTCGACCGGCGGGCTGCCGGTGCAGATGGTGCTCAAGAGCGCGGGCGACCACCGCATGGTGTTCGAGGCGATGGAAACGCTCAAGGCCGCGGCGCGCGAGAGCGGCAAGTTCGCGGTGGTCGACAGCGACCTCGAGTTCAACAATCCCGTGACGGAGGTGCGCGTGGACCGCGCCAAGGCCAACAGCATGGGCGTCACGATGAAGGCCATCGGCGACACGCTGGCGGTGCTGGTGGGAGAGAACTACGTCAACCGCTTCGGCATGGACGGCCGCTCCTACGACGTGATCCCGCAATCGCCGCGCGAGCAGCGCCTCACGGCCGAGGCGCTGTCGCGCTACTTCGTGAAGAGCGCGAGCGGCCAGCCGGTGCCGCTGGCCAACCTGGTGCAGCTGTCGACCAGCGTCGGGCCCAACAAGCTCACGCAATTCAACCAGCTCAATGCCGCGACCTTCCAGGCGATTCCGATGCCCGGCGTGACCATGGGCGACGCGGTGGCCTTCCTGAGCGAAGAGGCGAAGAAGCTGCCTGCGTGCTTCAGCTACGACTGGCAGTCCGACGCGCGCCAGTTCACGCAGGAGGGCTCGGCGCTGGTGCTGGCCTTCGTGTTCGCGATCGTGGTGATCTACCTGGTGCTCGCGGCGCAGTACGAGAGCCTGCGCGACCCGCTCATCATCCTGATCAGCGTGCCGATGTCGATCTGCGGCGCGCTGGTGCCGCTGGCGCTGGGCTTCGCGACCATCAACATCTACACGCAGATCGGACTGGTGACGCTGATCGGCCTCATCAGCAAGCACGGCATCCTGATGGTGGAGTTCGCCAACGAGATCCAGATGCACAAGGGCCTGGGCCGGCGCGAAGCCATCGAGGAGGCGGCGCGCATCCGGCTGCGCCCGATCCTGATGACCACCGCCGCGATGGTGGTGGGCCTGGTGCCGCTGCTGTTCGCGAGCGGCGCGGGCGCCAGCAGCCGCTTCAGCATCGGGCTGGTGATCGTGGTCGGCATGCTGGTCGGCACGCTGTTCACGCTGTTCGTGCTGCCCACGATGTACACGCTGCTCGCACGCGATCATCGCGCCGCGGGGCGCTCGCAGCGCGCCGCCGAACTCGAGCAGGCCCTGGCCGCGGAAGGCGCATGA
- the kdpB gene encoding potassium-transporting ATPase subunit KdpB codes for MTTHTPTSLSLFDAALLKPALRGAVAKLSPRAQWRNPVMFIVYVGSILTTLLWLHSLRFPGDTGMRPAFVLAVAVWLWFTVLFANFAEALAEGRSKAQAASLRGLRKDTWAKKLVEPHNGRKWLPEQAPNLRRGDVVLVEAGDVVPLDGEVIEGVASVDESAITGESAPVVRESGGDFSAVTGGTRVLSDWLVVRIAVNPGESFLDRMIGMVEAARRQKTPNEIALTILLVALTLVFLTVTVTLLPFSVFSVEAAGAGTVVSLTALVALLVCLIPTTIGGLLSAVGVAGMSRMMQANVIATSGRAVEAAGDVDVLLLDKTGTITHGNRQASAFLPAPGVNRARLAHAAMLASLADETPEGRSIVELARREGIASEEVEGARFVAFTAQTRMSGVDLPAAANSLDADPVVLRKGAVDAVRRHVEAQGGSVPAEVLRAADEAARRGSTPLAVAEGARLLGVVELKDIVKTGIKARFAELRRMGIRTVMITGDNKLTAAAIAAEAGVDDFLAEATPEDKLALIRRYQSEGRLVAMTGDGTNDAPALAQADVAVAMGSGTQAAKEAGNMVDLDSNPTKLLEVVETGKALLMTRGSLTTFSIANDVAKYFAIIPAIFVSTYPQLGALNVMRLASPSSAILSAVIFNALVIVFLIPLALKGVRYRPVGAAALLRRNLAIYGLGGLVVPFVGIKLIDWLLAAAGLV; via the coding sequence ATGACAACACACACACCCACTTCTCTTTCGCTCTTCGATGCCGCGCTGCTCAAGCCGGCGCTCCGGGGCGCGGTCGCCAAGCTGAGCCCGCGCGCGCAGTGGCGCAACCCGGTGATGTTCATCGTCTACGTCGGCAGCATCCTCACCACGCTGCTGTGGCTGCATTCGCTGCGCTTTCCGGGCGACACCGGCATGCGGCCGGCCTTCGTGCTCGCGGTCGCCGTATGGCTCTGGTTCACCGTGCTGTTCGCCAATTTCGCCGAGGCGCTGGCCGAAGGGCGCAGCAAGGCGCAGGCGGCCTCGCTGCGCGGCCTGCGCAAGGACACCTGGGCGAAGAAGCTGGTGGAGCCGCACAACGGGAGGAAGTGGCTGCCCGAGCAGGCGCCGAACCTGCGCCGCGGCGACGTCGTGCTGGTCGAAGCCGGCGATGTGGTCCCGCTCGACGGCGAAGTCATCGAAGGCGTGGCCTCGGTCGACGAGAGCGCGATCACCGGCGAATCGGCCCCCGTGGTGCGCGAATCGGGCGGCGACTTCTCGGCCGTGACCGGCGGCACGCGGGTGCTGTCCGACTGGCTGGTGGTGCGCATCGCGGTGAACCCGGGCGAGTCCTTCCTCGACCGCATGATCGGCATGGTCGAGGCCGCGCGGCGCCAGAAGACGCCGAACGAGATCGCGCTCACGATCCTGCTGGTGGCGCTCACGCTGGTGTTCCTGACGGTCACGGTCACGCTGCTGCCGTTCTCGGTCTTCAGCGTCGAGGCCGCGGGCGCGGGCACGGTGGTGTCGCTGACCGCGCTGGTCGCGCTGCTCGTGTGCCTGATCCCGACCACCATCGGCGGGCTGCTCTCGGCCGTGGGCGTGGCCGGCATGAGCCGCATGATGCAGGCCAACGTGATCGCGACCTCGGGCCGCGCGGTCGAGGCCGCGGGCGACGTGGACGTGCTGCTGCTCGACAAGACCGGCACCATCACGCACGGCAACCGCCAGGCGAGTGCCTTCCTGCCCGCGCCGGGCGTGAACCGGGCCCGGCTCGCGCATGCCGCGATGCTGGCCTCGCTCGCCGACGAGACGCCCGAGGGCCGCAGCATCGTCGAGCTCGCGCGGCGCGAAGGCATCGCGTCGGAGGAGGTCGAGGGGGCCCGCTTCGTCGCCTTCACCGCGCAGACGCGCATGAGTGGCGTCGACCTGCCGGCCGCGGCCAACAGCCTCGATGCCGACCCGGTCGTGCTGCGCAAGGGCGCGGTCGATGCCGTGCGCCGCCACGTCGAGGCGCAGGGCGGCAGCGTGCCCGCCGAGGTGCTGCGCGCCGCCGACGAGGCCGCGCGCCGCGGCAGCACGCCGCTCGCGGTGGCCGAGGGTGCGCGCCTGCTCGGCGTGGTCGAGCTCAAGGACATCGTCAAGACCGGCATCAAGGCGCGCTTCGCCGAACTGCGCCGCATGGGCATCCGCACGGTGATGATCACGGGCGACAACAAGCTCACGGCGGCCGCCATCGCGGCCGAGGCCGGCGTGGACGACTTCCTCGCCGAGGCCACGCCCGAGGACAAGCTCGCGCTGATCCGCAGGTACCAGTCCGAAGGCCGCCTGGTCGCGATGACCGGCGACGGCACCAACGACGCGCCGGCGCTCGCGCAGGCCGACGTGGCGGTGGCGATGGGCAGCGGCACGCAGGCCGCGAAGGAGGCCGGCAACATGGTCGACCTCGACTCGAACCCGACCAAGCTGCTCGAGGTGGTGGAGACCGGCAAGGCGCTGCTGATGACGCGCGGCTCGCTCACCACCTTCTCGATCGCGAACGACGTGGCGAAGTACTTCGCGATCATTCCGGCGATCTTCGTCTCGACCTATCCGCAGCTCGGCGCGCTCAACGTGATGCGGCTCGCGAGCCCGTCGTCGGCCATCCTGTCGGCCGTGATCTTCAACGCGCTCGTGATCGTGTTCCTGATCCCGCTCGCGCTCAAGGGCGTGCGCTACCGGCCCGTGGGCGCGGCCGCGCTGCTGCGCCGCAACCTCGCGATCTACGGCCTCGGCGGCCTGGTCGTTCCCTTCGTCGGCATCAAGCTGATCGACTGGCTGCTCGCGGCGGCCGGCCTGGTCTGA
- the kdpC gene encoding potassium-transporting ATPase subunit KdpC, whose product MSNNNSDDIGSGGVLRPAIVLFALLGALTGLVYPLAVTGAARALFPSQAAGSLVVVGGRAVGSALIGQNFVDPKHFWGRPSATAPQPYDARASGGSNLGPLNPALVDAVRARVAALRAADPGNAAPVPVDLVTASASGLDPHISPAAAHYQAARVARVRGLPLAQVEALIARHTEVPLGGLLGEPRVNVLALNLALDGVPAPPAR is encoded by the coding sequence ATGTCGAACAACAATTCCGACGACATCGGCAGCGGGGGCGTGCTGCGTCCCGCGATCGTGCTCTTCGCGCTGCTGGGCGCGCTCACCGGCCTCGTCTATCCGCTGGCCGTCACGGGCGCAGCCAGGGCGCTGTTTCCGTCGCAGGCGGCCGGCAGCCTCGTGGTGGTCGGCGGCCGCGCCGTCGGCTCGGCGCTGATCGGGCAGAACTTCGTCGACCCGAAGCACTTCTGGGGCCGGCCCTCGGCCACCGCACCGCAGCCCTACGACGCCCGCGCCTCCGGCGGCTCGAACCTCGGGCCGCTGAACCCGGCGCTGGTCGACGCGGTGCGGGCGCGCGTGGCAGCGCTGCGGGCCGCCGATCCGGGCAACGCCGCGCCGGTGCCGGTCGACCTCGTCACTGCCTCGGCCAGCGGGCTCGATCCGCACATCAGCCCCGCGGCCGCGCACTACCAGGCGGCACGCGTCGCGCGCGTGCGCGGGCTGCCGCTCGCGCAGGTGGAGGCATTGATCGCGCGCCACACCGAGGTGCCGCTCGGCGGACTGCTCGGCGAGCCGCGCGTGAACGTGCTGGCGCTCAACCTCGCGCTCGACGGCGTGCCAGCGCCGCCCGCGCGGTAG
- the kdpF gene encoding K(+)-transporting ATPase subunit F has translation MIGLEALYGFGALIAVVLFAYLVFALICAEAF, from the coding sequence GTGATCGGCCTCGAAGCCCTGTACGGCTTCGGCGCACTCATCGCCGTGGTCCTGTTCGCGTACCTCGTGTTCGCGCTGATCTGCGCCGAGGCGTTCTGA
- a CDS encoding efflux RND transporter periplasmic adaptor subunit has protein sequence MNTRSRVGLLAALAALVVGAAGWRLATGTGPADPQGGGMPPVKVAVAAARETQMPRFLSGIGTLEARRQVEVPAEVEGRVAKILFTPGAEVRAGQLLVQLNDAPEQGDLERLAAQRANAKALLERTRRLLPQQAATQEQLEQAQAGFDQASGELRRVQALAEQKRIKAPFDGVLGIRRVNLGQFVRAGDPLVSLTDARSLLANLTLPETALPALRRGQAVMLSADAHPGRVFEGRLSAIEPQIGSDTRTVRLQATVDNADAALTPGMYVNGKVALPARADAITVPETAITYSTHGDSVFVVRPGENGGFTAQQVFVKTGERQDGRVVVEQGLKAGDRVVTSGQLRLYSGAAVAPTAQDTLALAEPRP, from the coding sequence ATGAACACACGATCGAGGGTCGGGCTCCTGGCCGCGCTTGCGGCATTGGTGGTGGGTGCGGCGGGCTGGCGCCTGGCAACGGGGACCGGCCCGGCCGATCCGCAAGGCGGCGGCATGCCGCCGGTCAAGGTGGCGGTGGCAGCCGCGCGCGAGACGCAGATGCCGCGCTTTCTCAGCGGCATCGGCACGCTCGAAGCCAGGCGCCAGGTCGAGGTGCCGGCCGAGGTCGAGGGCCGGGTCGCGAAGATCCTGTTCACGCCCGGCGCCGAAGTGCGCGCCGGGCAACTGCTGGTGCAGCTCAATGACGCACCCGAGCAGGGCGACCTCGAACGGCTCGCCGCACAGCGCGCGAATGCGAAGGCCCTGCTCGAACGCACCCGCCGCCTGCTGCCGCAGCAGGCGGCCACGCAGGAACAGCTCGAACAGGCGCAGGCCGGCTTCGATCAGGCCAGCGGCGAGCTGCGGCGGGTGCAGGCGCTGGCCGAGCAGAAGCGCATCAAGGCACCGTTCGACGGCGTGCTCGGCATCCGGCGCGTGAACCTCGGCCAGTTCGTGCGCGCGGGCGATCCGCTGGTGTCGCTCACCGATGCCCGCAGCCTGCTCGCCAACCTCACGCTGCCCGAGACGGCACTGCCGGCGCTGCGGCGCGGCCAGGCGGTGATGCTCTCGGCCGATGCGCATCCGGGCCGCGTCTTCGAGGGCAGGCTCAGCGCCATCGAGCCCCAGATCGGCAGCGACACCCGCACCGTGCGCCTGCAGGCCACGGTGGACAACGCGGACGCTGCGCTCACACCCGGCATGTACGTCAACGGCAAGGTCGCGCTGCCCGCGCGCGCCGACGCGATCACCGTGCCCGAGACGGCGATCACCTACAGCACGCACGGCGACTCGGTGTTCGTGGTGCGCCCGGGCGAGAACGGCGGCTTCACCGCGCAGCAGGTGTTCGTGAAGACGGGCGAGCGGCAGGACGGCCGCGTGGTGGTCGAGCAGGGCCTGAAGGCCGGCGACAGGGTCGTCACCTCGGGCCAGCTGCGCCTGTACAGCGGCGCGGCGGTGGCGCCGACCGCGCAGGACACGCTCGCGCTGGCGGAGCCCCGGCCATGA